One part of the Sporosarcina ureae genome encodes these proteins:
- a CDS encoding ethanolamine ammonia-lyase subunit EutB, with amino-acid sequence MNLSTTLGGERYVFHDLKEVLAKANEEKSGDRLAGIAAETVQERIAAKTVVSELLVSDIRNNPLIPIESDEVSLIIENDINEKVYGGIQNWSIAELREYILSNEVGDRELKRLSRGLTSEVIAAVTKLMSNLDLVHAANKIEILSTCNITIGQKGTLSSRLQPNHPTDNIDGILTSLKEGLSYGIGDAVIGINPVDDSVESVKRVLNATKDFIDEWEIPTQNCVLAHVTTQMKAIEQGAPADMIFQSIAGTEKAHRSFGISAELIAEAKDLSLKMGTGTGPQTLYFETGQGSELSAEAHYGVDQVTMEARNYGFARHYDPYIVNTVVGFIGPEYLYNSKQVIRAGLEDHFMGKLHGLPMGVDICYTNHIKADQNDIEDLSILLSAAGVNFIIAAPMGDDVMLNYQSMSYHDVATVLQTMGKTPAPEYLKWLEKMGIYENGMLSKRAGDLTLFNR; translated from the coding sequence GTGAATTTATCCACTACATTAGGCGGCGAACGATATGTGTTCCACGACTTAAAAGAAGTGCTAGCGAAAGCGAATGAAGAGAAATCCGGTGATCGCCTTGCAGGAATTGCGGCAGAAACCGTCCAGGAACGAATCGCTGCGAAAACAGTTGTCAGTGAGTTGCTAGTAAGCGATATCCGCAATAATCCACTCATTCCGATTGAAAGCGATGAAGTGTCACTTATTATCGAAAACGATATTAACGAGAAGGTTTACGGTGGAATCCAGAATTGGAGTATCGCAGAACTACGTGAATATATATTAAGTAATGAAGTAGGCGACCGCGAATTAAAGCGTCTCAGTAGAGGATTGACTTCTGAAGTCATCGCCGCGGTTACGAAATTGATGTCCAACTTGGACTTAGTGCACGCAGCAAATAAAATCGAAATTCTATCTACATGCAATATTACAATTGGCCAAAAAGGTACATTGTCTTCACGTTTGCAGCCGAACCACCCGACTGACAATATCGATGGAATTCTTACATCATTGAAAGAAGGCTTGTCTTACGGTATTGGTGATGCGGTGATTGGGATCAATCCTGTAGATGATTCTGTAGAAAGCGTAAAGCGTGTACTGAATGCAACGAAGGATTTCATAGATGAGTGGGAAATCCCTACGCAAAACTGTGTACTTGCACACGTTACAACGCAAATGAAAGCGATTGAACAAGGTGCTCCTGCCGACATGATTTTCCAAAGTATCGCAGGAACTGAAAAAGCTCATCGTTCATTCGGTATTTCAGCAGAGCTAATAGCAGAAGCGAAAGACTTGTCATTGAAAATGGGTACAGGCACTGGTCCACAAACGTTGTACTTTGAAACAGGACAAGGTTCGGAATTATCCGCCGAAGCACATTACGGTGTAGATCAAGTGACAATGGAAGCGCGTAACTACGGTTTTGCACGACATTACGATCCATATATCGTCAACACGGTGGTTGGATTTATTGGGCCTGAGTACTTGTACAACAGTAAACAAGTTATTCGTGCAGGACTTGAAGATCACTTCATGGGCAAGCTACACGGACTGCCGATGGGTGTAGATATTTGCTATACGAACCATATTAAAGCGGATCAAAATGATATTGAAGATTTAAGTATCTTATTATCGGCAGCAGGTGTGAATTTCATCATCGCAGCACCGATGGGTGATGACGTTATGCTGAATTACCAGTCCATGAGCTACCATGACGTGGCAACGGTTCTTCAGACGATGGGCAAAACGCCAGCACCTGAATATTTAAAATGGCTTGAAAAGATGGGGATTTATGAAAATGGCATGCTAAGCAAACGTGCCGGAGATCTCACACTCTTCAATCGATAG
- a CDS encoding ethanolamine ammonia-lyase reactivating factor EutA, translating into MSNFNKHETIISAGIDIGTSTTKLIISRFSLRNVAGATHVPRIEITNKEILYKSPVFRTPLQDAVTIDVAGVQQIIRSEYDKAGIQPSQIETGAVIITGETATKRNASEMLHQLSNEAGDFLVATAGPDLEGIIAAKGSGSYESSGKSGQVIANIDIGGGTANIAVFKDKQLLGTCTMHIGGRLIEFEGGKVRTISPPVERLLREQGYTLQVGDPQNSSAVTFVTTYMAEAMGRILKKEVHAQDQVLLLGHEPNWSPAVDTIVFSGGISECMYHHESGEVQEAQYDDIGVQLAEALLRNTSLQHFTWQEPIETVRATVLGAGTQTTEISGATIQVAPHELPLKNIPIHQYDFKEDLATGLAHFEDAVRQAVTLYDSAKEGQNFALYLCNLPYLGFRDVQKLAKAVVQIMNQRPRPEQPIILVIQSDHAKVIGQTLAALQVKQSIICIDQINVETGDYIDIGKALTSGVVPVVVKTLTFHTT; encoded by the coding sequence GTGAGCAATTTCAATAAGCACGAAACTATCATTAGTGCAGGCATTGATATTGGCACAAGCACGACGAAACTGATTATCAGTCGATTTTCGCTACGTAACGTGGCAGGCGCAACGCATGTGCCAAGAATAGAAATCACAAACAAAGAAATACTCTATAAAAGCCCTGTATTCCGGACGCCATTGCAAGACGCAGTGACGATCGATGTAGCGGGCGTCCAACAAATTATCCGCTCTGAATACGACAAAGCAGGAATTCAGCCTTCGCAGATTGAAACGGGTGCTGTTATTATCACCGGTGAAACCGCTACCAAGCGGAATGCCAGTGAAATGTTACATCAGTTGTCTAACGAAGCGGGCGATTTCCTCGTAGCAACTGCAGGACCTGATCTAGAAGGCATCATTGCGGCTAAAGGTTCAGGCAGCTATGAATCGTCCGGAAAAAGCGGGCAGGTCATCGCCAATATAGACATTGGTGGAGGAACAGCCAATATTGCAGTATTCAAGGATAAGCAGCTCCTTGGCACATGTACGATGCACATTGGAGGTAGATTAATCGAATTTGAAGGCGGCAAAGTACGTACCATCTCACCACCAGTCGAACGATTACTGCGAGAGCAAGGTTACACATTGCAAGTAGGGGATCCGCAAAATTCTTCAGCCGTAACATTTGTAACGACGTATATGGCGGAAGCAATGGGGCGAATCTTAAAAAAAGAAGTTCACGCACAAGATCAAGTACTACTACTCGGTCATGAACCGAATTGGTCGCCGGCAGTCGATACAATCGTCTTTTCAGGTGGAATTTCGGAATGCATGTATCATCATGAATCCGGTGAAGTACAAGAAGCACAATACGATGATATAGGTGTTCAGCTTGCGGAAGCCTTGTTGCGTAACACTTCACTACAGCATTTCACTTGGCAGGAGCCGATAGAAACTGTACGTGCAACCGTATTAGGTGCAGGAACCCAGACGACTGAAATTAGTGGAGCCACCATTCAAGTTGCACCGCATGAATTACCATTAAAAAATATTCCGATTCATCAATATGATTTTAAAGAAGATTTAGCAACAGGTTTAGCCCATTTTGAAGACGCAGTGAGGCAGGCGGTTACTTTATATGACTCAGCCAAAGAAGGGCAAAACTTCGCGCTCTACTTATGCAATCTGCCCTATCTTGGGTTTCGGGATGTGCAGAAGCTTGCAAAAGCAGTTGTCCAAATCATGAATCAGCGGCCACGTCCTGAACAGCCCATTATATTGGTGATCCAATCAGATCACGCCAAGGTGATTGGCCAGACACTCGCGGCATTACAAGTGAAACAAAGCATTATTTGTATAGATCAAATCAATGTGGAAACAGGCGATTACATCGATATCGGAAAAGCACTCACTTCAGGTGTAGTACCGGTTGTCGTAAAAACCTTAACTTTCCACACAACGTAA
- a CDS encoding EutP/PduV family microcompartment system protein, with translation MRNKAMLVGAVRAGKSTLTNALLGRKVEAFKTQTLNYYDWIVDTPGEYSENPMFYKNIMATALEVTHVLYLQDATSEKLIFPPGFSMGIPKLPIGVITKCDLPEADLERSLDMLKTVMNQGPIVMVSSVTGMGVEHLKELTKLNNLTAMQQYVESSADPHLIYLG, from the coding sequence ATGCGAAACAAGGCGATGCTAGTCGGTGCGGTACGAGCGGGGAAGTCTACATTGACAAATGCTTTATTGGGCCGAAAAGTAGAAGCTTTCAAAACGCAGACGCTCAATTATTATGATTGGATTGTTGATACGCCGGGAGAGTATTCGGAAAATCCGATGTTCTATAAAAACATCATGGCCACTGCACTTGAAGTGACACATGTACTGTACTTGCAGGATGCAACAAGTGAGAAACTTATATTCCCGCCAGGTTTCAGCATGGGTATCCCGAAACTTCCGATTGGTGTCATTACCAAGTGTGATCTACCTGAAGCTGACCTAGAGCGTTCACTCGACATGCTAAAAACCGTTATGAACCAAGGGCCCATCGTCATGGTTTCATCCGTAACAGGCATGGGGGTCGAACATTTGAAAGAATTAACAAAGCTAAACAACCTCACTGCAATGCAACAATACGTAGAATCATCAGCCGATCCACACTTGATCTATCTCGGGTAA
- the eutS gene encoding ethanolamine utilization microcompartment protein EutS produces MSEEKKRFIQEFVPGKQLTLSHLIANPDPDMFQKLGIQEAGALGILTCTPSETVIIAGDLATKAANVRIGFLDRFTGSLVIVGSVSEVEMAMLEINRFLSEKLNYTPAEITKS; encoded by the coding sequence ATGAGCGAAGAAAAGAAAAGGTTTATACAGGAATTCGTTCCGGGAAAACAGCTTACACTCAGTCATTTGATCGCTAATCCCGATCCCGATATGTTTCAGAAGTTAGGTATACAGGAAGCGGGTGCTTTAGGTATCCTTACATGTACACCGAGTGAAACGGTCATTATCGCAGGAGACTTGGCAACGAAAGCGGCTAATGTCCGCATTGGATTCCTCGATCGATTTACAGGCAGTCTGGTTATTGTGGGCAGTGTCTCGGAAGTGGAGATGGCAATGCTTGAGATCAACCGGTTTTTATCCGAAAAGTTGAACTATACGCCAGCGGAAATTACAAAATCATAA
- the eutH gene encoding ethanolamine utilization protein EutH → MEMIGTVIVYIIMACAVAGAFASIKNPEEGLGKEFMSGLHAVGHIFVPAAGIMASIPYLTWFISKFIGPIFNSIGADPAIAATTILASDMGGYQLAEALKVTNEGWIMALIVGFMSGATIVFSIPMGLAMLDKRDHKYMALGIMSGVLTIPIGAFIASVLVVIFNTDVRDVISTTATSNYEFAISYLQIFINLLPLLIFVVLIAVGLKFVPRIMINGFMIFGRVMDAAIKLVLVFSIVEVFTGIFTKIFGAWGFDPIMADEIDQFRALETAGYIGIMLAGAFPMIYLIRKYMGKPLESAGKKIGLSPEGSAGLLATVANILAMFSLVRYMRPKDKVVNIAFAVCAAFLLGDHLSFTANFQPNIILPVILGKLSAGIIAIIIAYKLSVPTALKLEKQDREAGIIKKGEYENENVEPEAPAAKA, encoded by the coding sequence ATGGAAATGATCGGTACAGTAATTGTATATATTATTATGGCCTGTGCAGTGGCAGGGGCATTTGCATCAATAAAGAATCCTGAAGAGGGATTAGGTAAAGAATTTATGTCTGGATTACACGCAGTAGGACATATCTTCGTTCCAGCAGCAGGAATCATGGCATCTATACCCTACTTAACATGGTTCATCAGTAAATTTATCGGACCGATCTTCAACTCAATCGGAGCAGATCCTGCAATTGCCGCAACTACTATACTGGCTTCGGATATGGGTGGTTATCAGTTAGCGGAAGCACTAAAAGTAACAAATGAAGGATGGATTATGGCGTTAATCGTCGGTTTCATGTCAGGAGCAACGATTGTTTTCTCTATTCCGATGGGACTTGCGATGCTTGATAAGCGAGATCATAAATACATGGCGCTTGGTATTATGTCGGGTGTTTTGACAATTCCGATTGGCGCATTTATTGCTTCTGTTTTAGTAGTAATATTCAACACGGACGTGCGTGATGTGATTAGCACGACAGCTACATCTAATTATGAATTTGCAATTAGTTATTTACAGATTTTCATCAATTTATTGCCATTATTAATTTTTGTAGTATTGATTGCGGTCGGACTGAAGTTCGTTCCTCGCATTATGATTAACGGTTTTATGATTTTTGGACGCGTGATGGACGCTGCCATTAAATTAGTGTTAGTGTTCTCTATCGTTGAAGTATTTACAGGTATTTTCACTAAGATATTTGGCGCGTGGGGCTTCGATCCAATTATGGCGGATGAAATAGACCAATTCCGTGCACTTGAAACAGCGGGATACATTGGTATTATGCTAGCGGGTGCGTTCCCGATGATTTATTTGATTAGAAAGTATATGGGCAAACCTTTAGAATCTGCTGGGAAAAAAATTGGACTTTCACCTGAAGGAAGTGCGGGTTTACTTGCGACTGTTGCGAATATCTTGGCGATGTTCTCATTGGTTCGTTACATGAGACCAAAAGACAAAGTCGTTAATATCGCATTCGCAGTTTGTGCGGCGTTCTTGTTGGGTGATCACTTATCGTTCACAGCGAACTTCCAGCCAAATATTATTTTACCGGTTATACTAGGTAAATTGAGTGCGGGTATCATCGCAATTATTATTGCGTACAAGCTTTCTGTTCCAACGGCATTAAAGCTGGAGAAGCAAGACCGTGAAGCTGGAATTATTAAAAAGGGCGAGTACGAAAATGAAAACGTTGAACCAGAAGCTCCTGCTGCTAAAGCATAA